agttgatttataatgttgtgttcatttcaggtgtacagcaaagtgaatcagttatacatatacatatacccactcttttttacattattttcccatatagatcattagagagtactgagtagagttccctgtgctatacagtgggttcttattagttatctatttatatatagtggcatgtatatgtcaatcccaatctcccaatttatccctccctagccctttcccccttggtaactgtaagtttgttttctacatctgtgactctatttctgttttgtagatgggttcatttgtaccatttttattagagtccacatataagtgatatcacatgatattggtccttctctgtctgacttacgtcaccagtatgacaatctttaggtccatccatgtcgctgcaaatggcattatttcattcttttttatggctgagtagtattccattgtgtatatgtaccacatcttctttatccgttcatctgtcaatggacatttaggttgcttccatgtcttggctattgtaaatagtattgcaatgaacattggggtgcatatatctttttgaattatggttttctctggatatatgcccaggagtaggccCCAGCTTCTTGATCCCAGGTTTGTTCATCTACAGGAGGACAGTCAAGGTCCAAACACCTCCCAGTGGTCACGGTGAGGACCGCCTGAGAACCACGGGAGTGCCTGTCATGGCCTGGCAGAGAATAAAGGCCCTGAGTCCCCAGTGTCCATGAACCTGCCCACCCGAGACCCCGGCCCTGTGCACATTCAGGTTCAAAGGGGAATTCCCCTCAAAAGATCAAACATAGAATCAGCATATGACCCAAAAACTCTGTGCCTAGTATAGACccagaagaattgaaaacagCTGCTCTAACAGGTGCTGGTAGCCTCATGCTCACAGCAGCGTGATTCTCAGGagccaaaaaatggaaagcaCTCAGGTGTCCATCAATGGAACGTGGTCCATCCATACTGTGGactattactcggccataaaaaaggaatgaagcactgacactcaCTACAACGTGAACgagccttgaaaacatgctcagtgagagaagccagacacaaaagaccacacattgtatgattccatttatatgaagcatCCAGAACAGGAAAAtccacagagatagaaagtagatggtggttgccagagtctggggagggggagtgagTGCTTAATGGGGATGGAGCTTCTCTTTGGGAGGATGTTCTGGTGACGGACGGTGGTGATGGTCATACAACCATGTGAACATACTtcatgccactgaattgtacagttaaaaatcatcaaaatggtaaaattttgttgggtatattttaccacagtaaacaAGGAGAGGATTCCCCCAAATCACAGAGAATAAAGCATTTTCAGCAAAGCCACAAGCACCTGTCCAGCGGGCTACCCTGCAATCTCCACACACACCCACCAGGTCTCCTAGAGCCTTACCGCCGAGTCTGATGtagccccagccccagcacatCTTCCTCTCTGGGACCCTCAGTGAGGCAGGCGGGAGTGAGACCACGTGGATGTGATGGGAGAGCACCACAGGGGCCTCCAGTCTCAGCAGGGCGATGTCCCCGCCCCCCTCAGCAGACAGGCTGTAGTTGAACTTGGGGTGTCGGATGATCTGCTTCACCTTTGGACCCTGACATCATAAGCCTGCAAGTtttccctgggggaggggagaccgGAGCTTCTCAGAGGAGGCTGGGGGACGGGGCCTGGCCTGCCCTGCAGCAGGAATCTGGCTGGCCGCTGGCAGAGACATGGCTTTCCCTGCAGCCCAGCgcccagccccctgcccaccacccctctatgtcccccacccccactccccctgGCCAAGGGGGCAGCGGGCTGATTGACTCACCGTCCAGTGCAGTGGGCAGCGGTCAGCACCCACTGGAGGTGGATGAGAGCCCCCCCACATGCTGCCACTGCTCAAGCGCCTTGCTGTGCAGTCGGAGGCTGACCTGCCATGGCCACCGGCCGGCAGGGGCATCGCGCACCCCGACTGTGCCATTCCGCTCCCTCCCCAGGTCGGGATCTGGGAAGCCAAGGGGGGCGCTTTCAAGGACCCCAGCACGGCCTCTCACACTCAGTCCCTCCCAGGACCATCACCCACTGAGCTGATGCTGAGGGGTCTGGGCGGCCGGGGcaagggacagggacagggagtCAGGACTCACCTGGGGACAGAGGCACGGGGCCCCCCAGTCCTGAGAGGGTCAGGAACAGCTACCACAGCATCTGCGGGGGGAGGGCCAGGACCCCGGGTGGGGATGGAGAAGCAGGGCCGAGTCGGGGTGTCCTCACCTGGTGGGTACTCCCCTCACTCCTCTCCGGCCTCTCTGAGCCCCTTTGCCCCCTTGGTGGGAGGATGAGGTGGCTGTGAAGCTCCTCCTTTCTCAGGCCCCGTGGGGACCGAGGTTGGTGAGTTGATTAACAGTCACTGAGGAGCTCCTACCAGGCCCTCGCCCTGCATCCCGGCAGACCTGCCTCACCCCCGCCAGCAACGTCCACACTGAGACTGCACAAATCTCAGCTGCATACACACAACCAAGTCTGTGGAAACAGGCCCAAAAGAATGTGAAGAAGATGCAGGTTTGCTGGAAGAAGCCCTGGAGCACCGGCCCAGGCTGGCAGGATGAGGGGCAGCAGACACCAGGGGCTGGGCCGCTAGAGCCGTGAGGCAGCCCCCGACACCACTGAACTCAGCAAGCCAGCTGGAGCACGCCACCATCTGACTAGAGCACAGCAGGCTGCCGCCCTCATCACCGAAATCTGACTGGCCCGTGGCCTGGGCCACCCTCACTGCCACCAGCTGAGGGACACGGCACCCATCTGCTCTACAGGTGGCATTCTGGAAGCTGTCGCTGAGACAGTGTGAGCTGCAGGGAACGAGCCAGGGACGGGCCGTGGAAGGCAGGTGGATGGAACCAGCCTGGGCCGAGGGAAAGGCCAATGGGCAATGCAGGGCTGACCACCACCCAGGAGGATGTCCAGGGTTTGCATGGCCCTCAAGGAGACAAAATGCTGGCCCTTACACTGTTCTGGATTAGCCAGGAAGGGACCAATGGGGGTGAGGTGGCCACGAGGGAGCTGCCAGCCCCACCAGACACCGGCCAGCAAGGACTGCCCAGAAGGGGGACGTGGTGGCCCCCTCTGTCCAGCACAGTCCACTGCGCTGTGTTGTGTGTGGGGACAGCTGCTGCAGGACAGTGGGGACCTCTCTTCCTGGGACAGCTGGGAGCAGAGGCTCAGGGTGCAGCCGACAGCCGCTGTGGCCACATCAGGGACCACCAGGGCCCCTCCACTGTCCATCTAGACCCCCCTTGGCTATGACCTGTGGACTCTGGGACTCACCTGGTGGCGCGACCTAGACCCCCATCCCTGAGGGTCTGAGCTCCATCTGGTTACATGGATGTCTTCGGCCAGGTGGCTGTATGTCCCCATGCCATCACAATTGATGCAGGGAGGCCAGGAGAATGCCCCtcatcccccctgccccccattgTGACACAGCAGCCCTGCTCCTGGTGGTCGGTGTCATTGTCCCTACCAAGATGGTGCCCTTTCTTCTTGCCCACTGGCCTCTGGACAAAAACCTCAGCACAGCCAGGCATCGGCCGTGACTTCAATTTCAATACCCCCCGGTGAAAGTGTGACCCTTTGAGGGACCTCGACCCCTGACCCTGCAGAGTCCAGACTTGGGGGCACCAGGAGCACAAGTTCCCCACTGAGAGTGACAGAGGGCGGACCCCCCACTCCCCCCGTGGCCCCCAGACTGATTCCCCCTGTTGGAAATACAGCTCCAGAGAAGGCCTACAATTCCATCTGCACTTTGTCCTAGAGGACGGTCTGTCCCGTGACACATTGTCACTGAGCGGCCGCCGCAGGCCACCGCGCTGCGCTGTCAAGCCAACGGCTCCCACGGTGTGACCAGCCGGCGCCCGGCCGTGGGCCCTCTCTCTCGCCTCCTAAACTGCAGAGCGTGTCTGTGTGCTGACACCACATTATGTGGGATTCAGACACCCCTGTAGCTCTCGTATCACGGTGCCGGCCCAGTTTCTGCAACACCATATGCAGACATGTGTCCATTCCCATCAGAACAAACCTCTGGTCCCTCCAGGAGTGGAAGGGGCCGACATGGGCCGCTGTGCCATTCAGAGCTTGGCGCTGGTGCCCGTTGCTGGGCGGTGGGACATCGGTGGCAACAGTAACTAAATCAGCCCTGGTGAAAGGCACAGCCCCCACCTCTCCACCGAGATCACTTTCCCACGGGCCCGTCTTGCTCGCTCTGCAATGGCTGATGGCCAACGAGCTTCTCTCCCGCAGGTGAGAGCTGCAGGACACCGCCATCCGTCTGCTACTTTGAAGATGGTGTTGTCCACACCCCGGCTCGGGACCCCTAAGTATTCAACTGACGTGACCCCTGTACCTCCTGGTCAGACTGGAGTAGGTGGCCGCTCCATCCAGTGGtcggtgtccttgtaagaagaggtgGAGACGCtgggagacacacagagaggacgGCCGTGTGACCacggaggcagaggttggagtgacgCAGCCGCCAGCCCAGGATGCCGGCATCACTGGAAGCTGGAGGCGTCCTTCCCGGAGCCGCCCGGACATCTTGGTTGGACTCTTGGCCTGCAGACTGTGAGGGTGACTTCCTGCTGTTTTAAGCCCCCCACCACCTTCCCTAACCTTGATGCCCccaccaggaagatcccacccaCCAGCTGCCTTGGTCACACCCACAGCCCAGAGCCTGCTTTTCATGAGCTACAGAGGGAGGCAGGGGTCCTGGATACTCCCCCGACCCGAGCCTCACTTTAGGGCACAGTCTGGCCTCTACTTCTCAGCTGAGGGTGGGGCCAGGTGGGAGAGTCTCAGGGCAGGGGGACAGTGGAGGACGCCGGGTGAGGTGAAGAGCTGGCATCGGGGGCCCCGAACACCCTGGAGGGTCCGCCTTCAGCTCGTGCCGGCAGCACCCTGCTCCTCGCCCAGGGCTGAGGGGGTGAGCGGCCGCAGCAGTGGCCCCAGCACAGGTAGGTGGTCACTCCAGGAAAGCCGGGGCGACTGCAGCCCTCCGACAGCTCACCACCCCTATCTAGAGCCAGGTTCCCTTCCAGGTACAGCACTGCACCAAGGCGAGGCCAAGTCTCCAGAGACCCTCACTCCCTCTTAGGGCCAGAGTCACCATCATCCTTGCCAAGAACCTGGTTACTCCAGGGGGGCCCAGAATCCCAGGAAATACTCAGGAAACAAACATGATCCAAAATGGCTGGGGGGACCAGCAGGGAGGGAGAGTCCGCATGCAGGAGGGTGGGCTCCTGCAGGCCCCGGGACACAAGCTCTGGGTGGGTGAGGGGCTTCCTCTCCTCGTCCTCTGCTCATCGGCTGTAGTGGATGTGAGTTTGGGGCCTGTTCCCAGGGTCCAGCTGACAGGACGAGTCACGGAGGTGACAGCAAGAAGCCACAGGCCCTCAGGGCCAAGCCTGATGCTGGAGCCAGACTTCCCATTCCCCCAGGGCCGGTGACCACAGCTTCTGAGAGGAGCCCCGTGAGAGATCCCTGGGGGCAAAGACAGCATCTGAACGTGACCCTCGGATATGCCAGAACCAGAAATAAGAAGTTTGAGGGTTGTGGGAAAAATGTCTCACGACTATTATTGGCAAGTAATATGATTTTCTTCCCGGAAAACCCAAAAGCCTCAActgaaaaggtttttaaattaagtttcttAAAGTGTCGAGAAGGaagataaatgttttaaacacaaataagtagagaaagaagaaactcaTTCTTGTTTCCCAGTAATAATGGGGAGGGGCCGTGATGGTAAAGGACTCGGTTTACAGCAGCATCCGCAGCACTGCACCCCCCATAATAGCTTTACGAGAAATGTTCAGAGTCCATGATGACTACAAAACTctcctgaaaaggaaaacaaaatgtcatGCGAGGTTACTGTCATCAGATGTCAACTCTTCAAAACTCCAATGTGAGATGAATTGCAGGAGAATCCGGTCGTTTTCATGAATGTTGAAGTGATTACCAAGTTTGTCTTGAGGGAAACACAGGGGAGGACGTCCACGGAGGCCACAAAGCAGAGCACGGGGCAGCCGGTGTCACAACATTGTCACGGTGAAGACCAGGGCCTTCCAAACACACGGCGGTGGACACACTGGCTCTCGAGCTCACCCCCTAAACCCCAGCCACAGAGACGGCAAAGCGGCTGCAGATAAATGGcatcgagggacttccctggtggcacggtggttaaggctccacggtcccaaagcagggggcccgggttcgatccctggtcagggaactagattcgcacatgctgtaactaagagttcacatgccacaactagggtgcccacctgccgcaactaagaccggcgcaaccaaataaataaatatttaaacagcaTCGATTCAGGGGGATGAAGAAAGAGGCCACAGCATCGATGTCGACGGGCAACAAGCTAGCGTCTGGACACCGGATGGAGGAGACGGAGAAGCGGGGCCGGGGGAGCACAGCTCGCTTTGCTGGTGGGTTGAAGCCCCCTCACTCTGCTAGGAGGACACCCGGTGAAGGAGCCACCGTGTTCCAAGGGACCCAGGCGAGGGGGCTGGAAAGACAGTGTCCGCACAGGGTCTGTGAACAGGGAGGTTGTTCAAAACTCTGGTCACAGAGCTTCAGAGCCTCCTTGGGCAGGACGATGAGTTGCCCACCCGGGACACAGGCCCAGATTTACTCTTGGCAGAAAGTGAACCAGACTCAAGGCTTAGGACCACCCAGCACGGAGGAGGGTGGCAGAGGGGCATGAGGCTGAACACAGAAGGATTAGGAggtcgggggacttccctggcggtccagtggttaagactccgagcttccactgcagggggcacagtcgGGTTAGATCCCTGATCGGGGGACTAAGATTCCGCATGCAGCAtggattggccaaaaaaaaaaaaaaaaaggattaggaGGTCAAgacccagcccccttccccctcctgcagCCAGGGTCATGCCGCAAGGAGGAGGCTGAAAGACCCAGCCCTAGGTGACTATGGGTCCCAGAAAAGACCAACAAACATGGGAATGGCATCTGGGAAGCCCAGTTTCTTGCCCAGTCatcttagaataaaacaaaacagtagaCAAGCCCAATGAGGGTGACAGATTCAAATCATCACCCGAGAGCCTCACTCTTATTGAACTTTTGATATACACAGTTGTTCTCGTCCATTAGGAAAATACCCTCGGCTATTCTGGGAGCTTTGGACATAAACCACCCTTAAAACCTAGGGacttattctttttatctttttttttggccgggctgtgcagcttgtgggatctcagttccctgaccagggactgaacccagggccatggcagtgaaaacaccaagtcctaaccactggaccgccagggaacccccttactctttttctttttttttgaagtatagttgatttacaatgttgtgttaatttctgctgtacggcacagttgattcagttatgtatatacatacattctttgtcatattcttttccattatggtttattacaggatgttgaatatagttctctgtgctatacggtaggaccttgttgtttatccattctaaatataatagtttgcatctgctaaccgcaaactcccactccatccttcccccattcccccttccccttggcaaccacaagcctgttctctgtatctgtgcgtctgtttcatagatgagttcatttgtgtcgtattttagattccacgtataagtgatatcatatggtgtttgtctttctctttctgacttacttcacttactatgataatctctaggtccagccatgttgctgcaaatggcattatgtcattcctttttatggctgtgtagtactccactgtatatttatataccacatcttctttattcattcatctgttgatgaacatccaggttgtttccatgtcttggctactgtaaatagtgctgcaatgagcattggggtgcatatatcttttcgaattatagttttgtctgggtatatgcccaggagtaggatttctggatcatatggtaactctatttttagttttctggggaactgttttccatagtggttgcaccagtttacattcccaccaacagtgtaggagggtctaGGGATTTAATCTTAAATATGAAGGAAACAGTTGGGGGTCCCCAGAAAGCGGTGAATTAGAGAGTTAGAAACCAaagtataaaaacaaaccaaaacaagttATTCAAAGCTATTCAACTAACAATGGAGAGAATTAGAAGTTTAAGGAAACTCAGGGAAAAGATGCTGCTTTTGTGAAACAAGAACTACAtactgtgtgtttttttaatataaacttatttatttatttatttttggctgcgttgtgtctttgttgctgtgcacgggctttctctagttgcggtgagtgggggctactctttgttgtgattctcaggctctaggcgtgtgggcttcagtagttgtggcacacgggctcagtagttgtggctcgcaggctctttagggcaggttcagtagttgtggcacacaggtttagctgctccgcggcatgtgggatcttcccagaccagggctcgagcccatgtcccctgcattggcaggcagattcttaaccactgcgtcaccagggaagtcccactgtgttcttttaatatgaaatagagaacaaccatgtgcccttgaaaattaaaaatataacaaattaaaCATTCCATAAAAGAGTTGGAAAATCAGTTCAAGGAAACTTCTtagaaaatggaacaaaaagacaaagaaggggcCTTTCCTATTCTCTTGACAACCTGAAAAGAGAAGTGAGCTCAAGGTGGCCCTGTCCTGGCTGCACCAAGGGCTGTGCCTGCCCCAGCTGCCTGCCCTTCCCCCGGGGCAAGTTCTCGGGAACAGCCGGACAGAAAAGCAAACAGCTGTGACTCAGGCATAAGCCACCTCAGCTGGGGAGGCAGCTGTTACCTGAACGCCACGGAAGGCCAGCCGCCCGGAGCCCATGGGCTCCCAGGGAGCCATTGCATGGGAAGCCAAGCTCTGGAACAGCCCAGCATTTGGGAGAAGTTGCAAAGTTGCAACCGTGGAGCCATCAGACACGGCTAGCCATTCTGGGTCACTCCAAGAGAGTTCCCGGGGTCACACTCTGAAAAAGTCCTGCTTTCTCCACAAGAGTGACGTCACACATCTCAAGAGACTGGAAACGAGGGAGGGGGCTCAGAATCATCTTCCCCCAGGGTGCAGGCGGAGTGGAGGTGTGCTTGGCATGCAGAGACTCAGAGCATGCCCCCCAAGGTCCCTGCTGCAGGTAGACAGAGGGCAGTGTGCAGGAGGTTTCTGGGGAATCAACCCCGGAGGGAGGCCCCGCTTCTTCCCAGCCAGGCCCTGGCCTTGGCGAGTGGACCCCGCTTTCTCTGCCCTGAGCCCCCAGGGGCCGGGCTGCGCTCACTCTCAGCCTTTAATTGCTGGTTA
This region of Physeter macrocephalus isolate SW-GA chromosome 14, ASM283717v5, whole genome shotgun sequence genomic DNA includes:
- the LOC102984053 gene encoding LOW QUALITY PROTEIN: mastin-like (The sequence of the model RefSeq protein was modified relative to this genomic sequence to represent the inferred CDS: inserted 1 base in 1 codon), with translation MPLPAGGHGRSASDCTARRLSSGSMWGGSHPPPVGADRCPLHWTGPKVKQIIRHPKFNYSLSAEGGGDIALLRLEAPVVLSHHIHVVSLPPASLRVPERKMCWGWGYIRLGVPLPPPYHLQEVEVPIMGNEVCNQRHQNSSADTTNQIIQDDMLRAGSEGRDSCQGPPLCSWXCTWVQVGVVSCSRRCGLQDFPGVYTQVTSYVSWFRQHVPLSPGP